Genomic segment of Serinicoccus hydrothermalis:
CGCCCCAGACCTGACCGGCCAGCACCGAGATGTAGGGCCGGTTGGTGGTGTGCTGGAACTTGTTGGCGGCCGCCGCCATCCGCTGCATCTGCACCAGGCCGAGGACGTTCTCGTGCTGGCGCACGCCGGAGGAGGCGCCCATGCTGATGAGCGGCAGGCCCTCGCGCTCGGCCAGCTCGGCCGCCTGGACGAACTTCTCGCCGGCGACCTCCCCGAGCGAGCCGGCGAAGAAGGACCAGTCGACGACATACACGACCGCGCGCTCGCCGTCGAAGTGCCCGATGCCGAAGCGCGCCGACTCGCTCGTGCCCGAGCGGGCCTCGGCGTTGCGCAGCTTGTCCGTGTAGCGCTCGATGGTGTCCCCGACGCGGCGCTGCAGGCCGATGAGGTCGTCGACGACGCGCAGGTGGCCGAAGCGCTCCTGGAGGTTGACCGCCTCCATGAAGCGGGCCACCGCCTGGGTGGGGTTGAGGCCGGGGCGCGACTCGTAGAGGCTGGCGACCGTGCGCGGCACGACCGGGCGCCGGTCCAGCAGGTCCGGGGTGACGCCGCCCTCGCCGAAGACGTCGTCGACGTCGAGATCGGGGTCCTCGTGATCGCGGCGCTCGCGGGAATCGGACATGAGGTCGAACGCTAGCAGCCGGGCGGTGCCGGGCCGGGGAGGACCACGGCGGATAATGGCTGCCCGTGGTCGCCGTCCTGGAGGGGTTCTCGCTCATCGCCGCGGTCGTGGCCGTGGGGTGGCTGCTGGCGCACACCGGCCTCTTCGGCCGGGACGAGCAGCGGATGCTCGCCCGGCTCACCTTCTGGGTCGGCTCGCCCGCGCTGCTCTTCCTCATCGTCTCCCGCGCTGACGTGCAGGTGATCTTCTCCGGGTTCCTCGTCGCGACGGTGGCGGCGGTCGCGGTGTGCGCGGCGGCATACCTCGTGGTCGCCCGGCTCGTGCTGCACCGGCGGTGGGCGGACGCGGTCATGGGCGGGATGGCGGCGAGCTACGTCAACGCCAACAACCTCGGCATCCCCATCGCCCTCTACGTGCTCGGCGACGCCTCCTGGTCCGCGCCGGTGCTGCTCATGCAGCTGCTCGTGCTGCAGCCGGGCTGGCTGGCGGCGCTGGACGCGACCCGGGTGGGGAGGGTGTCGTGGCGGCGGCTGGTCCGCTCGCCGCTGACCAACCCGCTGACGATCGGGACGGTGCTCGGGCTCGTGGTCAACCTCTCCGGCTGGACGCCGCCGGAGCTGCTGCTCGCGCCGGTCGAGCTGGTCAGCGGGGTCGCCGTGCCCTGCATGCTCATCGCCTTCGGCCTGTCGCTGCGGCTCTCGCCGCTGCCGCGCCGGGACGCCCTCGCCGAGCCGGTGACGGTCGTGCTCGTCAAGCTCGTGCTCATGCCGCTGGTCGCCGGGCTGGTCGCAGGCCCGGTGCTGTCGCTGGACCGCGCGGACGTGCTCGCGGTGGTGGTCATGTCCGCGCTGCCGACGGCGCAGAACGTCTACGTGCTGTCCGTGGCCTACGGCCGCGGCGAGCGGATCGCCCGCGACGGCGTCTTCCTCACCACCGTGCTGTCGCTGCCGGTGATGCTGCTCGTGACCGCGATCCTGGGGTGACTAGCCTTGCGGGTATGCGGTTGAGCGAGTTCTGGGAGCTGGTCGAGCAGGAGTTCGGCTCCGGCTACGGCGCCGTCGTCGCGCGCACGCAGGTGCTGGGGAGCCTGGGCGGGCGCACCATCGAGGACGCCCTGGAGCAGGGGGAGCGGCCGCGCCGGGTCTGGGAGGCGGTCTGCCGCGACATGGACGTCCCGCCCGAGCACCAGCACCTGCCGGACGTGCCGCCGAAGGACTGAGGGGACGCGATGGCCACGGTGCGCCTCTACAACACCGTCTTCGACTGCGAGGACGCGCTGGCGCTGTCCCGCTTCTGGGCCGACGTGCTGGGGTGGGACCTGAGGCAGCAGGAGCCGGGCTGGGCCACCGTCGGCGACCCGGACGGGCCGCAGCGGCTCGGCTTCGGTCCGGTCCCCGAGGGCAAGAGCGTCAAGAACCGGGTGCACGTCGACCTGCTGCCCGAGCAGGGCGTGAGCCGGGAGGCCGAGAGGGC
This window contains:
- a CDS encoding AEC family transporter, whose translation is MVAVLEGFSLIAAVVAVGWLLAHTGLFGRDEQRMLARLTFWVGSPALLFLIVSRADVQVIFSGFLVATVAAVAVCAAAYLVVARLVLHRRWADAVMGGMAASYVNANNLGIPIALYVLGDASWSAPVLLMQLLVLQPGWLAALDATRVGRVSWRRLVRSPLTNPLTIGTVLGLVVNLSGWTPPELLLAPVELVSGVAVPCMLIAFGLSLRLSPLPRRDALAEPVTVVLVKLVLMPLVAGLVAGPVLSLDRADVLAVVVMSALPTAQNVYVLSVAYGRGERIARDGVFLTTVLSLPVMLLVTAILG
- a CDS encoding DUF3046 domain-containing protein — protein: MRLSEFWELVEQEFGSGYGAVVARTQVLGSLGGRTIEDALEQGERPRRVWEAVCRDMDVPPEHQHLPDVPPKD